The following proteins are encoded in a genomic region of Triticum dicoccoides isolate Atlit2015 ecotype Zavitan chromosome 1B, WEW_v2.0, whole genome shotgun sequence:
- the LOC119337111 gene encoding probable RNA-binding protein 18 — MDPKGLDSDKSASRLYVGNLDFRISESDVIKMFSPYGKIIAEDFLLHTRGPKRGEPRGYAFVQYTTKEEAQLAKEKMNGKLVCGRPVVVHLASEKCFLDSGNSQRALKDKKLAGGSGSKSAQTDRAAKISAIKNKLKSLENDGCSTKRPRLNPDDLKSTGEQSDRKL, encoded by the exons ATG GATCCCAAGGGTCTTGACAGCGATAAGTCTGCGAGTAGGCTCTATGTGGGCAATCTGGATTTTAGGATATCAGA GTCTGACGTTATCAAGATGTTCTCCCCCTATGGAAAGATCATAGCCGAGGATTTCCTGTTGCATACACGTGGCCCGAAGCGAGGCGAGCCTCGTGGTTATGCCTTTGTTCAGTACACTACCAAAGAG GAAGCTCAGTTGGCAAAGGAAAAGATGAATGGCAAGTTGGTCTGTGGACGTCCTGTGGTGGTTCACCTAGCGAGTGAGAAGTGTTTCCTAGATTCTGGTAATTCACAAAGAGCGCTGAAAGACAAGAAACTGGCAGGTGGTTCGGGAAGCAAATCAGCACAAACTGATCGTGCTGCAAAGATATCTGCGATAAAAAACAAGTTGAAGTCTCTGGAGAATGATGGCTGTAGCACAAAAAGACCAAGACTTAACCCTGATGACTTGAAAAGCACCGGAGAACAATCTGATAGGAAGCTTTGA